ATGCGGCGTGGAATTACGCGCAAGAAGGCGGTCGCGCCGGTGCGGGCCGAGTAATTATTGAAGGCTTTGTGGATTTCGATTACGAGATCACCCTTTTAACTATTCGCCATCGCGGCGCTCATGAAGACACCGACACCAGTTACTGCGCGCCGATTGGTCATTTGCAAAAAGACGGCGATTATCAGGAATCTTGGCAGCCGCAGCCTATGTCTGAAAAAGCCCTGCAGCGTTCACAAGAAATTGCCGAACAAGTCACCACTGCGCTGGGCGGCTGGGGTCTTTTTGGTGTTGAACTGTTTGTTAAAGGCGATGAGGTTATCTTTAGTGAAGTCTCGCCGCGGCCGCATGATACCGGTCTGGTTACTTTGATATCCCAAGACCTCTCAGAATTTGCTCTTCATGTTCGGGCTATCCTCGGTTTACCTATCCCCAATATTCATCAAACTGGTCCATCGGCCTCCGCTGTTATTTTGGTGGAAGGTGAATCTAAGCGGGTCACTTTTGGCAATCTTGAGTTTGCGCTTGAAGCGCCCGATACCCAGCTGCGCTTATTCGGTAAACCAGAGGTGAGCGGCAAGCGCCGTATGGGCGTGGGCTTGGCGCGCGGCGGCGATATCGAAGAAGCTAGGGGCAAAGCGCTCGCAGTCGCCAGCGCAGTGATAGTTACTTTGTAACTCGGAACTCAATAAAGATT
This portion of the Zhongshania sp. R06B22 genome encodes:
- the purT gene encoding formate-dependent phosphoribosylglycinamide formyltransferase, with protein sequence MITLGTPFSSKACKVLLCGAGELGKEVAIELQRLGVEVIACDRYENAPAMQVADRSYTFSMLDGAELRRVIELEKPDYIVPEIEAIATDTLVELEREGFNVVPTARAAQLTMNREGIRRLVAEKLELPTSSYRFADSKEEFDLAIAEIGLPCVIKPIMSSSGKGQSLVKRLTDVDAAWNYAQEGGRAGAGRVIIEGFVDFDYEITLLTIRHRGAHEDTDTSYCAPIGHLQKDGDYQESWQPQPMSEKALQRSQEIAEQVTTALGGWGLFGVELFVKGDEVIFSEVSPRPHDTGLVTLISQDLSEFALHVRAILGLPIPNIHQTGPSASAVILVEGESKRVTFGNLEFALEAPDTQLRLFGKPEVSGKRRMGVGLARGGDIEEARGKALAVASAVIVTL